In Micrococcales bacterium, the following are encoded in one genomic region:
- a CDS encoding DUF58 domain-containing protein: MRRRGQVAVRLTGRGWCLTGAGLAGLALALVFDRRDLLLVGLALVISVAASWLVGRFGRNRLDLRRQLPVAPVACGVRLPVVFHSPGPGLRARDWPAVVDVTPTGVMRTGRAEVAGHSPALVYWLGLGARGAWRIGPALSQHLSPLGVACVRRVVCPPGQVLVSPRLIHVPLSPFPAESQERETLLGRAGPLELDPISVRPYQVGDPRSRVHWRSTARRAELMVRQDRPRSNTTVWLVVDTTQAGSARQVELAISAAASALIRLMAKGHPVQVMTTFGQVLGPYGLGDQDLALADFARLQVRSGPEPNWVAALADQLPLREGETPVLVVLGHAGGSRTQALDRLANLTGPPQALLVGPAAALAGTLTANGWQVNLVRADVT, encoded by the coding sequence ATGAGACGGCGCGGCCAGGTGGCCGTTCGGCTGACCGGGCGTGGCTGGTGCCTGACCGGTGCCGGGCTGGCCGGCTTGGCCCTGGCGCTGGTGTTTGACCGGCGCGACCTGCTGCTAGTAGGGCTGGCGCTGGTGATCTCGGTGGCGGCATCCTGGCTAGTTGGGCGTTTTGGTCGCAACCGGTTGGACTTGAGGCGGCAGCTGCCAGTGGCGCCGGTGGCCTGCGGTGTGCGGCTACCTGTGGTCTTCCATTCGCCTGGGCCGGGGCTTAGGGCGCGCGACTGGCCGGCGGTGGTCGATGTCACGCCTACTGGCGTGATGCGAACCGGCCGAGCGGAGGTAGCCGGCCACAGCCCAGCTTTGGTCTACTGGCTGGGCCTTGGTGCCAGAGGTGCCTGGCGTATTGGGCCAGCTTTGAGCCAGCATCTGTCCCCTCTGGGCGTGGCCTGTGTGCGGCGTGTGGTCTGCCCGCCCGGTCAGGTGTTGGTCTCTCCCCGGCTGATCCACGTGCCGCTCAGCCCGTTCCCGGCGGAGAGTCAGGAACGCGAAACCCTTTTGGGCCGGGCCGGGCCGCTTGAACTCGACCCGATTTCGGTGCGGCCCTATCAAGTGGGCGACCCGCGGTCCAGGGTGCATTGGCGTTCAACGGCGCGGCGGGCCGAATTGATGGTTCGTCAAGACCGGCCCCGGTCTAACACCACTGTCTGGCTGGTGGTTGATACCACGCAGGCCGGTTCGGCCAGGCAGGTTGAACTGGCGATTTCCGCCGCCGCCAGCGCCTTGATCCGACTAATGGCCAAGGGGCACCCGGTCCAGGTAATGACCACTTTTGGCCAGGTCCTGGGTCCCTACGGCCTGGGCGACCAGGATCTGGCTCTAGCTGATTTTGCCCGCCTACAGGTCCGGTCCGGGCCAGAACCGAATTGGGTCGCCGCCTTGGCGGATCAACTGCCATTGCGCGAAGGCGAGACGCCAGTGTTGGTGGTACTGGGCCATGCCGGTGGCTCCCGGACCCAGGCACTTGACCGGTTGGCCAACCTAACCGGCCCACCCCAGGCCTTGTTGGTCGGTCCGGCGGCGGCATTAGCCGGCACTTTGACGGCCAATGGTTGGCAGGTCAACCTGGTTAGGGCGGATGTCACGTGA
- a CDS encoding Arc family DNA-binding protein, with the protein MERRTLTVRALPPETYEGLKEIAAHHGRSMEAEARQILQSSTNRLLRWTRDAVLADLSGRADLADLATPYVRSADTPRPADLR; encoded by the coding sequence TTGGAACGACGCACGCTAACGGTGAGGGCTCTACCGCCTGAAACCTACGAAGGGCTAAAGGAGATCGCTGCCCACCACGGCCGGTCAATGGAGGCTGAGGCGCGCCAGATCCTTCAAAGCAGCACCAACCGGCTGCTGCGTTGGACCCGGGATGCGGTCCTGGCCGACCTGTCAGGTCGCGCCGATCTGGCTGATCTGGCGACCCCATACGTGCGATCGGCTGATACCCCACGGCCAGCTGACCTTAGATGA
- a CDS encoding DUF3488 and transglutaminase-like domain-containing protein, producing the protein MTGSKALGQRDRAERSDRSDGRDRAGRRDPNIKAAMSRGVLWSTELWQPPGRGTNQDWAVSVGLAVFLGSILWPLSGLVAGTTWIAAYLAGVVGVLLIGQIFAAGGVRRWFVTVAQLVAAPLVALFLAAPPFGPFGLYPGSESWLHLDALRGQAARTIDLGVPPIASVPGILVLAGVGGGLLAAIVDWYGRTVKAPAVAGLVAALPVTLAVAFVRQPIAGWRLAVPLAAFLLLLVISAPGRPRVKAAGLVITALATALALLVSQAAPGLQSSALFQPGGRAGGGGTGAESTLVDLGRDLRRNSNAPVAQYATDLPQGVYLRLTTLNWQAGGWAASEQLLAVPFEDQHQAIRANATLEATEHLLDIDLIDLGGDYLPLPWVTTGIEGLTPPAWLDPSDLTVQYERGEAPEMTYRATFSLVDLTAAASPDLANPYLASLGQLWPYLELPSLPEIVETTALQAGAGLTSPLDAAQALEAHFRSGDYSYSTTTPLRQDYDGDSTEVVARFLEVKSGYCIHFAVAMALMARVLGIPSRIATGYLAGRPDGPPGPNGLTTFTVRANQLHAWPELFIDGVGWVPFEPTPPSAAGQTPTPASPSPTASPSPSPSPRPTAAASPSPSHGPAPDADSGSPFHWWHGGLVVLLLMGLGFIPAALRPFVRCRRLRRGLPGAWRELVASAVDLGLAGPQSETVVQFGQRLANRLDEAASSGRLDLTAQQETLATLVDQVTTLAYGDQTALVDQGILPAPGEVSQLPSRSQIRALLRALARTAGPAAHLRARLLPASTKAADVAHRPFVG; encoded by the coding sequence GTGACTGGGTCAAAGGCTCTTGGGCAGCGTGACCGGGCGGAACGATCCGACCGCAGTGACGGGCGTGACCGGGCTGGCCGCCGCGACCCTAACATCAAGGCGGCCATGTCACGGGGGGTGTTGTGGAGCACCGAATTGTGGCAGCCACCCGGACGTGGAACGAACCAGGATTGGGCGGTCTCGGTTGGTCTAGCCGTCTTTTTGGGCTCAATCCTGTGGCCCTTATCCGGTTTGGTCGCCGGCACCACCTGGATAGCGGCCTACCTGGCCGGGGTCGTCGGGGTTCTGCTGATTGGACAAATCTTTGCCGCCGGAGGGGTGCGGCGCTGGTTCGTCACCGTGGCCCAGCTGGTGGCCGCGCCGCTGGTGGCGTTGTTCTTGGCAGCCCCGCCGTTTGGACCGTTTGGCCTGTATCCCGGATCTGAAAGCTGGCTGCACCTCGACGCCTTACGCGGTCAAGCGGCTAGAACCATCGACTTAGGTGTGCCGCCAATCGCCTCCGTCCCAGGCATTTTGGTACTTGCCGGGGTGGGCGGGGGATTGCTGGCCGCCATCGTCGACTGGTACGGCCGGACGGTCAAGGCGCCGGCCGTGGCTGGTTTGGTGGCAGCCTTACCGGTGACGCTGGCCGTGGCTTTTGTGCGCCAGCCAATCGCGGGCTGGCGCCTGGCTGTGCCCCTGGCCGCCTTCCTGCTTTTGCTGGTGATCAGCGCCCCGGGCCGGCCGCGGGTCAAGGCAGCCGGTTTGGTCATCACCGCCTTGGCTACCGCCTTGGCCCTGCTCGTTAGCCAGGCGGCGCCGGGGCTGCAATCCTCAGCCTTGTTCCAGCCCGGGGGACGGGCGGGCGGAGGCGGCACAGGCGCCGAGTCGACCTTGGTGGACTTGGGCCGCGACCTGCGCCGAAATTCGAATGCGCCCGTCGCCCAATACGCCACTGACCTGCCGCAGGGCGTCTACCTCAGGTTGACCACGCTCAACTGGCAAGCCGGCGGCTGGGCCGCCAGTGAGCAGCTTTTGGCTGTCCCATTCGAAGACCAGCACCAGGCCATCAGGGCGAACGCAACTCTGGAGGCAACCGAACACTTGCTCGACATCGACTTGATCGATCTGGGTGGCGATTACCTGCCGCTGCCTTGGGTCACCACCGGAATCGAGGGTCTAACACCGCCGGCTTGGCTTGACCCAAGTGACCTGACCGTTCAGTACGAGCGCGGTGAGGCCCCGGAGATGACCTATCGAGCCACCTTTTCGCTGGTGGATCTGACCGCCGCGGCCAGCCCGGATTTGGCCAATCCGTACTTGGCCAGCCTGGGCCAGCTCTGGCCCTACCTGGAGCTGCCTTCATTGCCGGAGATAGTCGAGACCACCGCGCTGCAAGCCGGGGCCGGGTTGACATCACCTTTAGACGCGGCCCAGGCGCTTGAAGCCCACTTCCGCAGCGGCGACTACAGCTACTCAACCACCACCCCTTTGCGACAAGACTACGACGGTGACTCGACAGAAGTAGTGGCCCGCTTTTTGGAGGTCAAATCTGGCTATTGCATCCATTTCGCCGTGGCCATGGCTCTGATGGCGCGGGTCTTGGGAATACCAAGCCGCATCGCCACGGGCTACCTGGCTGGTCGACCAGACGGTCCGCCCGGCCCCAACGGTCTGACAACCTTCACCGTTAGGGCCAATCAGCTCCACGCCTGGCCCGAGCTCTTCATCGATGGGGTTGGCTGGGTGCCATTTGAACCGACCCCGCCTTCTGCCGCCGGCCAGACCCCAACTCCCGCCAGCCCCAGCCCCACCGCTAGCCCCAGCCCCAGCCCGTCGCCCAGGCCAACTGCTGCCGCCAGCCCCAGCCCAAGTCACGGCCCGGCTCCAGATGCTGATTCTGGGTCGCCATTCCACTGGTGGCACGGCGGCTTGGTGGTGTTGCTACTGATGGGGCTGGGTTTTATTCCGGCCGCCCTGCGTCCATTTGTCCGATGCCGGCGCTTACGTCGCGGCCTGCCCGGCGCCTGGCGAGAGCTGGTCGCCAGCGCGGTTGACCTGGGCTTGGCCGGACCTCAAAGCGAGACGGTGGTCCAATTTGGCCAGCGGCTGGCCAACCGCCTAGACGAGGCCGCCAGTTCAGGCCGGCTCGACCTAACAGCCCAGCAGGAGACTTTGGCGACCTTGGTCGACCAGGTCACCACCCTGGCCTACGGCGACCAAACCGCCCTGGTCGACCAGGGCATCCTGCCGGCTCCGGGCGAGGTAAGCCAGCTTCCCAGCCGGAGCCAAATCCGAGCCCTGTTGCGGGCCTTGGCCCGGACAGCCGGGCCAGCCGCCCACCTGCGAGCCCGCCTCTTGCCCGCATCAACCAAGGCGGCTGATGTCGCGCACCGCCCCTTTGTCGGCTGA
- a CDS encoding isochorismatase family protein, translating to MAQNHRALIIVDVQPTFCEGGELPVEGGNATAQAIAGFVTAHPDNYCLVVTTQDWHIKPGDHFADQPDYVDSWPPHGLAGSANAELHPALADLRANVSVKKGQFAAAYSGFEGVDALGLPLVELLNLAGIKAVDVVGIAESHCVMATALDAVKHGLDCRVLTDLTVPVTEELGQAARERMAAAGVKLEPTTAVA from the coding sequence ATGGCCCAAAACCACCGCGCTCTGATCATTGTTGACGTCCAGCCAACCTTTTGCGAAGGCGGCGAACTGCCGGTGGAGGGCGGCAATGCCACCGCCCAGGCCATCGCCGGTTTTGTGACCGCCCACCCGGATAACTACTGCCTGGTGGTGACAACTCAGGACTGGCACATCAAACCCGGCGACCACTTCGCTGACCAGCCAGATTATGTCGACTCCTGGCCACCGCACGGCCTGGCTGGCAGCGCCAACGCCGAACTTCACCCGGCCCTGGCTGACCTCAGGGCCAATGTCTCGGTCAAAAAAGGACAATTCGCCGCCGCCTATTCCGGTTTTGAGGGCGTCGACGCTTTGGGTCTGCCCCTGGTTGAGCTGCTGAACCTGGCCGGAATCAAGGCCGTTGACGTAGTCGGCATTGCCGAATCGCATTGCGTCATGGCCACCGCCCTTGACGCGGTCAAACACGGGCTGGATTGCCGGGTGCTGACCGACCTGACCGTGCCGGTCACCGAAGAGCTGGGCCAAGCTGCCCGCGAGCGCATGGCCGCAGCCGGTGTCAAACTCGAACCCACCACCGCCGTAGCCTGA
- the rsmI gene encoding 16S rRNA (cytidine(1402)-2'-O)-methyltransferase — MDRTDRTITGLVIAATPLGRAEDASAHLCRLLVQADVIAAEDTRKLLDLARRLKVQPGGRIVSLHDHNERSRVEQLLAAARSGLVVLVSDAGTPLVSDPGFVLTRAAIDAGLDVGVAPGPSAVTTALLLSGLPAERFVFEGFLPRSKGRRGRLEELATERRTIVLFESPRRLGQTLAELRDHLGPDRPGAVCREMTKVHQEVRRGSLAELADWASHGVLGEVTVVVAGAQTSQARGTQAQGPQAVVADLNLEGGQEVETPDVPQAVVVAVEARVEAGDSLKDAAAAEAAAHGYSRRAVYQAVLAARHQT, encoded by the coding sequence ATGGATCGAACTGACCGGACAATAACCGGTTTGGTCATCGCCGCTACGCCGCTGGGCCGGGCCGAAGACGCCTCAGCCCATCTGTGCCGCCTGCTGGTCCAGGCCGATGTAATTGCCGCTGAAGACACCCGCAAACTGCTCGATCTGGCTCGCCGCCTCAAAGTCCAGCCTGGCGGGCGGATTGTCTCGCTGCATGACCATAATGAGCGTTCCCGGGTGGAGCAGCTGCTGGCGGCGGCGCGTTCGGGTCTGGTGGTCTTGGTGTCCGATGCCGGTACTCCCTTGGTTTCAGACCCCGGCTTTGTTTTGACTCGGGCGGCGATTGATGCCGGGCTAGACGTGGGCGTGGCACCTGGTCCAAGCGCCGTCACCACGGCCCTGCTGTTGTCTGGCCTGCCGGCCGAACGCTTCGTTTTCGAAGGCTTCTTGCCTAGATCCAAAGGCCGGCGCGGCCGGCTGGAGGAATTGGCGACCGAGCGGCGCACCATCGTTCTTTTCGAGTCGCCGCGCCGCCTTGGCCAAACCCTGGCCGAGCTGCGCGACCACCTTGGCCCAGACCGGCCCGGAGCGGTTTGCCGCGAAATGACCAAGGTTCACCAGGAGGTTCGTCGCGGTTCGCTGGCCGAGCTAGCCGACTGGGCCAGCCACGGCGTACTTGGCGAGGTCACAGTGGTAGTCGCCGGCGCCCAAACCAGCCAGGCGCGCGGCACCCAAGCCCAGGGACCGCAGGCGGTAGTGGCAGACCTTAACCTTGAAGGCGGCCAAGAGGTGGAGACCCCTGACGTCCCACAGGCCGTGGTGGTGGCGGTAGAAGCCCGCGTCGAGGCCGGCGACAGCCTCAAAGACGCAGCCGCCGCCGAGGCCGCCGCTCACGGTTATTCGCGCCGGGCCGTTTACCAAGCGGTCCTAGCAGCCCGCCACCAAACCTAA
- a CDS encoding AAA family ATPase, whose translation MARVISGKPNVIRLAVTVFLADGHLLIEDVPGVGKTMLARALAASVGATVRRIQFTPDLLPSDVTGAPVYNQAAGSFEFEPGPVFANIVIGDEINRASPRTQSALLECMEEGHITVDGTSYALEQPFHVVATQNPIDMEGTYALLEAQRDRFMARLAIGYPDREAERDMAQARQLAEPISSIGPVVTLAAVQQMIAACHQIHTAEAVTDYAVDLVRATRSHQGLRLGASPRAAVHLLAAARAHAALAGRGHVLPDDVQALAGPVLAHRLVTRAPVRGVDAAAQSIGVVAEVVKSVPVPVPIADK comes from the coding sequence ATGGCCCGGGTGATTTCCGGCAAGCCTAATGTCATCAGGTTGGCCGTGACCGTCTTTTTGGCTGACGGCCACCTGCTAATCGAGGACGTACCAGGCGTCGGCAAAACCATGCTGGCGCGGGCCTTGGCCGCCTCGGTTGGTGCCACCGTCCGCCGGATCCAGTTCACGCCCGACCTGCTGCCTTCTGATGTGACAGGCGCCCCGGTCTACAACCAAGCTGCCGGTTCATTCGAGTTTGAACCCGGCCCGGTGTTCGCCAACATTGTGATTGGCGATGAGATCAACCGGGCCAGCCCGCGCACCCAAAGCGCCCTGCTGGAGTGCATGGAGGAGGGCCATATCACCGTCGACGGCACCTCTTACGCCCTGGAACAGCCATTTCACGTGGTGGCAACGCAAAACCCAATCGACATGGAGGGCACATACGCCCTGCTAGAGGCCCAGCGCGACCGCTTTATGGCCCGTCTGGCCATTGGCTACCCGGACCGCGAGGCCGAGCGTGACATGGCCCAAGCCCGCCAGCTGGCTGAGCCAATCAGCTCAATTGGACCGGTCGTGACTTTGGCCGCGGTTCAACAGATGATCGCCGCCTGCCACCAAATCCACACCGCCGAGGCGGTCACCGACTACGCGGTCGACCTGGTCAGGGCCACCAGGTCGCACCAAGGCTTGAGATTGGGAGCCTCACCACGGGCGGCAGTTCACCTGCTGGCGGCCGCGCGGGCCCACGCCGCTTTGGCCGGCCGGGGGCATGTCCTGCCCGATGACGTCCAGGCCTTGGCCGGGCCAGTGCTGGCACACCGTTTGGTCACCAGGGCGCCGGTGCGTGGCGTCGACGCCGCAGCCCAGTCCATCGGCGTGGTGGCCGAGGTGGTCAAATCCGTGCCGGTGCCGGTGCCCATCGCAGACAAATGA
- a CDS encoding phospholipid carrier-dependent glycosyltransferase — MTAARLPNWWPMLAVLVLAALMRFVNLGFPQKLIFDETYYVKDAYSLLNHGVELSWAEDANPAFEAGDFSFLQTTGQYVVHPPLGKWLIAFGMWLFGPESAFGWRFSAALAGTLCVLLVMLIARRLFNSPVWAALAGLFMAVDGQSLVLARTGLLDIFLTLFTLLALWLVLKDRAVMDARLAALRRRPVGHGRLGQPLYDRSRLGPGLGMRWYLLAAGVSLGLACGVKWSGLYFVAVLGLLVVVWDCWARRQAGVRWWPLAGVLRDGIKAFALMVPVALVVYLGSWTGWLVTKSGYMRGWAAANPGQGLTWLPPGLRSLVAYHQMAWGFHTTLDKPHDYQSKPWDWMIQWRPTSMFLEHEPTCGSGACTQAITALGNPLIWWFGLVGLGAVLWAAVIWADRRAWIILAGYIAGWVPWLFFADRTIFSFYSVVFVPYVALALTFGLGKLLGPPGATTSRGEVGRILAGSAVVLILAAAALFWPIWTGASIADWYWQFHYWLPSWY; from the coding sequence ATGACCGCGGCCCGCTTGCCCAATTGGTGGCCGATGCTGGCGGTGTTGGTCCTAGCTGCCCTAATGCGGTTCGTCAACTTGGGCTTCCCACAAAAGCTGATCTTTGACGAGACCTACTACGTCAAAGACGCCTATTCGCTGCTCAACCATGGCGTCGAGCTGAGCTGGGCGGAGGACGCCAACCCAGCATTCGAAGCCGGCGATTTCTCCTTCCTCCAGACCACCGGCCAGTACGTGGTCCACCCGCCCCTGGGCAAATGGCTGATCGCCTTCGGTATGTGGCTGTTTGGACCCGAATCCGCCTTTGGCTGGCGCTTTTCCGCCGCCCTGGCCGGCACTTTGTGTGTGCTGCTGGTAATGCTGATTGCCCGGAGGCTCTTCAACTCACCTGTCTGGGCCGCCCTGGCCGGGCTGTTCATGGCGGTCGACGGGCAGTCGCTGGTGTTGGCGCGCACCGGCTTGCTTGATATTTTTTTGACGCTGTTCACGCTGCTGGCGCTGTGGTTAGTGCTAAAGGACCGCGCCGTGATGGATGCCCGCTTGGCGGCGCTGCGCCGGCGACCGGTGGGCCACGGGCGACTGGGCCAGCCGCTCTATGACCGCAGCCGCCTGGGCCCAGGCCTGGGTATGCGCTGGTATCTGCTGGCGGCCGGGGTCTCACTGGGCCTGGCCTGTGGCGTGAAATGGTCCGGGCTGTATTTCGTGGCCGTGCTGGGTCTATTGGTGGTGGTCTGGGATTGTTGGGCCCGGCGGCAAGCCGGCGTTCGCTGGTGGCCCCTGGCCGGGGTGTTGCGCGACGGGATCAAAGCCTTTGCGCTGATGGTGCCAGTAGCCTTGGTGGTCTACCTGGGCTCTTGGACCGGCTGGTTGGTGACCAAATCCGGCTACATGCGTGGGTGGGCCGCCGCCAACCCGGGCCAAGGTCTGACTTGGCTGCCACCCGGTTTGCGCTCACTGGTGGCCTACCACCAGATGGCTTGGGGTTTTCACACCACGCTCGACAAACCGCACGACTACCAGTCCAAGCCCTGGGACTGGATGATCCAGTGGCGGCCAACTTCGATGTTTCTCGAGCACGAACCGACCTGCGGATCCGGTGCTTGCACCCAGGCCATCACCGCCCTTGGTAACCCGCTGATTTGGTGGTTTGGGCTGGTTGGCTTGGGCGCGGTGCTATGGGCGGCCGTGATCTGGGCTGACCGAAGGGCTTGGATTATCCTGGCCGGCTACATCGCCGGCTGGGTGCCGTGGCTGTTCTTTGCCGACCGCACCATCTTTAGTTTCTATTCAGTGGTCTTTGTGCCGTATGTGGCGCTGGCCTTGACCTTTGGGCTGGGTAAACTGCTTGGACCACCGGGCGCAACAACCTCTCGCGGCGAGGTTGGCCGGATTTTGGCCGGGTCGGCTGTGGTCCTAATCCTGGCCGCTGCGGCCTTGTTCTGGCCTATTTGGACCGGCGCTTCGATTGCGGATTGGTATTGGCAGTTCCACTACTGGCTACCGTCCTGGTACTAG
- the ilvD gene encoding dihydroxy-acid dehydratase yields the protein MPQLPKPSDLLTQPRHMAGARALLRAAGVAREDFGKPIIAVANSFTEFVPGHTPLAQAGRIVSEAINQAGGIAREFNTIAIDDGIAMGHGGMLYSLPSRDLIADSVEYMVSAHRADALICVTNCDKITPGMLMAAMRLNLPTIIVSGGPMEGGSATLTNGQTRQRLDLVDVMSESANQATTDADLQRIEEAACPTCGSCAGMFTANSMNCLSEALGLALPGNGTLVATHTARRELFERAAAGIVQLANRHYQDGDQSVLPRAIATQAALTNAMTLDIAMGGSTNTILHILAIAQQAGVGFGLDQIEQLSRRVPCLAKISPNGSALVQDVHRAGGIPAILGELRRAGLLDDSVSTVHASSLAEWLDQWDVRSGQASDAARRLFLAAPGGRYSPDGMSQSEYFESLDLDAAAGVVRDAAHAHSADGGLAVLRGNLALDGAVVKTAGVDESIWQFVGPAVVFESQESAVEGILGGAVKAGDVVVIRYEGPAGGPGMQEMLYPTSYLKGRGLGRDCALITDGRFSGGTSGLSIGHISPEAAAGGLIALVEDGDLIRIDVPGRGLELDVPADELARRRDQMERGPGYLPLGRDRPVSQALQVYAALASSADKGAVRDISRLG from the coding sequence ATGCCACAGCTGCCAAAACCCTCTGATCTGCTGACTCAGCCGCGCCATATGGCCGGCGCCCGCGCCCTACTGCGCGCCGCCGGGGTAGCCCGCGAAGACTTTGGCAAGCCGATTATCGCTGTGGCCAACTCTTTCACCGAGTTTGTGCCCGGCCACACCCCCCTAGCCCAGGCCGGCCGGATCGTCTCTGAGGCCATCAACCAAGCCGGGGGCATTGCCCGGGAGTTCAACACCATCGCCATCGATGATGGCATTGCCATGGGCCACGGCGGCATGCTCTACTCGCTGCCCAGCCGGGACCTGATTGCCGATTCGGTCGAATACATGGTCTCAGCCCACCGGGCCGATGCTCTAATCTGCGTCACCAATTGCGACAAGATCACCCCGGGCATGCTGATGGCAGCCATGAGGTTGAACCTGCCCACGATCATTGTCTCCGGCGGGCCAATGGAGGGCGGCAGCGCCACCTTGACCAACGGCCAAACCCGCCAGCGCCTTGACCTGGTCGACGTCATGAGTGAAAGCGCCAACCAGGCCACCACCGACGCAGACCTGCAGCGCATCGAAGAGGCCGCCTGCCCCACCTGCGGTTCTTGTGCAGGGATGTTCACCGCCAACTCGATGAACTGCCTGTCCGAGGCCTTGGGCCTGGCCCTGCCGGGCAATGGCACGCTGGTGGCGACCCACACCGCCAGGCGGGAGCTATTCGAAAGGGCGGCCGCCGGCATAGTCCAACTGGCCAATCGCCACTACCAAGATGGCGACCAGAGCGTCCTGCCCAGAGCTATCGCCACCCAGGCGGCGCTCACCAACGCCATGACACTCGACATCGCTATGGGCGGGTCGACCAACACAATCCTGCACATTTTGGCGATCGCCCAACAGGCCGGGGTTGGCTTTGGCCTGGACCAGATCGAGCAATTGTCGCGGCGCGTGCCCTGTTTGGCGAAGATCTCTCCCAATGGCAGCGCTTTGGTTCAAGACGTCCACCGAGCCGGCGGGATTCCAGCCATTCTGGGCGAGTTGCGCCGGGCTGGGCTGTTGGACGATTCGGTTAGCACCGTTCACGCCAGCTCGCTGGCCGAGTGGCTCGACCAGTGGGATGTGCGCTCCGGCCAGGCTTCCGACGCGGCGCGGCGACTGTTTTTGGCGGCGCCGGGTGGGCGTTATTCGCCTGATGGCATGAGCCAGTCAGAGTATTTCGAGTCGCTTGACCTTGACGCGGCGGCGGGCGTGGTGCGTGATGCGGCGCACGCCCATTCAGCCGATGGCGGTTTGGCGGTCCTGCGCGGAAACCTGGCCTTGGACGGGGCGGTGGTTAAGACCGCCGGGGTGGACGAGTCGATTTGGCAGTTCGTAGGCCCGGCGGTGGTTTTCGAATCACAAGAGTCCGCTGTTGAAGGCATTTTGGGCGGCGCGGTCAAAGCCGGCGACGTGGTGGTGATCCGCTACGAAGGACCGGCAGGCGGGCCCGGCATGCAGGAAATGCTCTACCCGACGTCCTATCTCAAGGGCCGCGGCCTGGGCAGAGACTGCGCCTTGATAACTGATGGCCGGTTTTCCGGCGGCACCTCCGGGCTGTCGATTGGCCATATCTCGCCCGAGGCCGCGGCCGGAGGGTTGATCGCCCTAGTCGAAGACGGCGATCTGATCCGGATCGACGTGCCGGGACGGGGTCTGGAGCTGGATGTGCCAGCGGATGAACTGGCCCGCCGCCGCGATCAAATGGAACGCGGTCCTGGTTACTTGCCCCTTGGCCGCGACCGGCCTGTCTCTCAGGCCTTGCAGGTCTATGCCGCCCTGGCTAGCTCAGCCGACAAAGGGGCGGTGCGCGACATCAGCCGCCTTGGTTGA
- a CDS encoding type II toxin-antitoxin system VapC family toxin — protein sequence MKLVLDTMVASELRRARTGRASPAFAAWAEAAPLAKAFISVITLHEMEVGCLLTERRDPTQGLVYRDWLEMLVEAFEGRVVPVSREVASAAAAFHVPDPAPFADALIAATAVVLGASVATRNVGDFARFEVPLVNPWDGPEAWTGG from the coding sequence ATGAAACTGGTCCTTGACACCATGGTCGCCTCCGAGCTTCGGCGAGCCAGGACCGGCCGGGCAAGCCCAGCGTTCGCGGCTTGGGCCGAAGCGGCTCCACTGGCGAAAGCTTTCATCTCGGTCATCACCCTGCACGAAATGGAGGTTGGCTGTCTGCTGACCGAGCGCCGGGACCCGACGCAGGGCCTGGTCTACCGGGACTGGCTAGAAATGTTGGTTGAGGCATTCGAAGGCCGGGTAGTCCCCGTCAGCCGGGAGGTTGCTTCGGCAGCGGCTGCCTTTCATGTGCCTGATCCGGCGCCCTTCGCTGATGCTCTAATTGCGGCCACAGCGGTGGTGCTTGGCGCCTCGGTGGCAACACGGAACGTTGGTGACTTCGCCCGCTTTGAAGTGCCATTGGTCAACCCGTGGGATGGCCCTGAGGCTTGGACGGGCGGCTAA